In Syngnathoides biaculeatus isolate LvHL_M chromosome 5, ASM1980259v1, whole genome shotgun sequence, the following are encoded in one genomic region:
- the sqlea gene encoding squalene monooxygenase has protein sequence MWTFLGLVSFTYVYKKYGAFWTLAQRELVTALVLFVSAGLLLLFYFRYFHGHKLTSASRVFRSPLSLLSLLPAINLHILQNSPKRSQNADNTCRKRTRRRKQAGCGSCTSTSPNSCSAGLGTDAEPDVVIVGAGVLGSALAAVLARDGRRVTVVERDLKEPDRIVGELLQPGGYLALKELGLEGSVEGLDAHLVHGYVIHDMESSSEVEIPYPQAEENVQCGRAFHHGRFIMGLRRAAQEEPNVTFIEGNVTSLEEEDGCVTGIQYKDKNSGEVKEVHAALTVVADGCFSKFRKNLVSGKAHISSHFVGCLMKDCPQFKANHAELVLANPSPVLIYQVSSSHTRVLVDIRGEMPRDLPQYLAEKIHPQLPVHLKEPFMEALQNDRVRSMPASFLPPSPVNKSGVLLLGDAYNMRHPLTGGGMSVALNDVRIWRSLLRNIPDLCDDRALLQAKKKFHWERKSSHSFVVNVLAQALYELFAATDESLHELRKACFHYFRLGGECIAGPIGLLSVLSPKPMILIGHFFAVALYAVYFNFKSESWHSKHKALFKSGAILFRACTVMFPLIYSELKYLVY, from the exons ATGTGGACCTTTTTGGGACTAGTCAGCTTCACGTATGTGTACAAAAAATATGGAGCATTTTGGACTTTGGCTCAGAGGGAGCTCGTCACAGCTCTCGTCTTATTTGTGTCCGCGGGGCTGCTTCTGTTGTTTTATTTCCGATATTTCCATGGCCACAAGCTCACTTCGGCCTCTCGGGTGTTCCGTTCACCTCTGAGCCTTTTGTCCCTCCTGCCTGCCATCAACCTGCACATCCTTCAAAATTCACCAAAGAGGAGTCAGAATGCAGACAACACGTGTCGAAAG AGGACAAGAAGAAGGAAACAAGCAGGCTGTGGATCTTGCACATCCACCTCACCAAACAGCTGCTCCGCTGGCCTTGGGACAGATGCCGAGCCAGACGTGGTGATCGTGGGGGCCGGCGTCCTGGGCTCGGCGTTAGCGGCCGTACTCGCGCGGGATGGCCGGAGGGTGACGGTGGTTGAGAGGGACCTGAAGGAACCTGACAGGATAGTGGGCGAGTTACTGCAACCCGGAGGCTATCTAGCGCTCAAGGAACTGGGCCTGGAAG ggtcGGTGGAGGGTCTGGACGCCCATCTGGTACACGGTTACGTGATCCATGACATGGAGAGCAGCTCCGAGGTGGAGATCCCCTACCCCCAGGCCGAGGAGAACGTCCAATGCGGACGTGCGTTCCATCACGGCCGATTCATCATGGGGCTGCGAAGGGCCGCCCAAGAGGAGCCAAA TGTCACATTTATAGAAGGCAACGTGACAAgtttggaggaggaggatggctGTGTAACCGGAATTCAATACAAGGACAAAAACAGCGGGGAAGTGAAG GAAGTGCATGCAGCTTTGACAGTGGTGGCTGATGGCTGTTTCTCCAAATTCAGGAAGAATCTGGTCTCAGGGAAAGCTCACATTTCTTCTCACTTTGTTGGATGCCTCATGAAG GACTGCCCCCAGTTTAAAGCGAACCACGCGGAATTGGTGCTGGCCAACCCAAGCCCCGTGCTCATCTATCAGGTCTCCTCCAGCCACACCAGAGTGCTCGTGGATATAAGAGGAGAGATGCCGCGTGACCTTCCGCAGTATTTGGCGGAGAAAATACACCCTCAGCTGCCAG TGCATTTAAAGGAACCTTTCATGGAGGCGCTGCAGAACGACCGTGTCAGGTCCATGCCGGCCagcttcctccctccctctcctgTCAACAAGTCAG GCGTGTTGCTGCTGGGTGACGCTTACAACATGAGGCACCCCTTGACCGGGGGAGGGATGAGTGTCGCTCTCAACGATGTCCGCATCTGGAGGAGCCTGCTCCGGAACATTCCAGACCTGTGTGACGACAGAGCCCTGCTGCAG GCAAAGAAAAAATTTCACTGGGAGCGCAAGTCATCACATTCTTTTGTCGTGAACGTGTTGGCCCAGGCCCTGTACGAGCTGTTTGCAGCCACAGACG AGTCACTACATGAGCTGAGGAAAGCCTGCTTTCACTACTTCAGACTTGGAGGAGAGTGCATCGCTGGACCAATTGGACTCCTCTCAGT TTTGTCACCCAAACCAATGATTCTCATTGGGCACTTCTTTGCTGTGG